A genomic region of Pyrus communis chromosome 14, drPyrComm1.1, whole genome shotgun sequence contains the following coding sequences:
- the LOC137714709 gene encoding transmembrane emp24 domain-containing protein p24beta3-like — translation MEKRKRFETAKICVAYSFLMSFIGNGNVATALSITVTELECVSEQVLYEADTVSGNFVAIDHDIFWSSDHPGIDFTATAPGGTTVFSLKGTSGDKFAFKAPKSGLYKFCFRNPVSTPETVSFYIHVGHIPNEHDLAKDEHMDPLNIKIAELREALEAVTTEQKYLKARDARHRYTNVSTNKRVIYFTLAEYLVFAGASALQVLYIRNLFSKSVAYNRV, via the exons ATGGAGAAACGAAAGCGATTTGAGACCGCCAAGATTTGCGTGGCGTACAGTTTTCTTATGAGCTTCATCGGCAATGGCAATGTTGCTACTGCTCTTTCAATCACCGTGACGGAGTTGGAATGCGTCTCGGAGCAAGTTCTGTACGAGGCAGACACGGTCTCCGGAAACTTTGTTGCAATCGACCACGACATCTTCTGGAGCTCCGACCACCCTGGTATCGATTTCACT GCCACAGCTCCAGGAGGCACTACTGTGTTTTCGCTAAAAGGAACGTCCGGGGATAAGTTCGCATTCAAGGCACCGAAAAGCGGATTGTACAAGTTTTGTTTTCGCAATCCTGTTTCGACTCCTGAGACTGTTTCGTTCTACATTCATGTTGGCCACATCCCAAATGAGCATGACTTAGCCAAAGACG AACATATGGACCCTTTGAATATTAAGATTGCTGAGCTGAGAGAAGCACTGGAAGCTGTCACAACAGAGCAAAAGTACCTTAAAGCACGAGATGCTAGGCATCGATATA CAAATGTTAGCACCAATAAACGAGTGATCTACTTCACACTTGCAGAGTACCTTGTGTTTGCTGGTGCAAGTGCTCTTCAAGTGTTGTACATCCGCAACCTGTTTAGCAAGTCTGTTGCCTATAACAGAGTTTGA